A stretch of Paludisphaera borealis DNA encodes these proteins:
- a CDS encoding S8 family peptidase: MRQLLSAGLGTSLPNPGAAKHFEAAHHTRIVAAHATTPTKVNANVQLKAARLNAQAARTGAANANAFATRAAAFQRATLSRTTETPAGTVATGTPTVFDPIIGAAQTRQNYNIDGSGLTVAVIDTGVDYNNKALGGGFGANSRVIAGYDFAKGSGDPLATTSQHGTSVAGLIAGSDPSHLGVAPGVDVVALKVTGDNNAADLTSIASALQWVVDHHSEYNISVVNMSLSNGGNYARNWFAQDAGVGQQITGLVQQLKTMNIAVVSATGNSFTGQQGEGFTAVVDGVISVTATDSNDKLLSNAQRLGTALGGATATDIAAPGAGIVAPSGDNGYSTVDGTSFAAPLVSGSVVLLQQLYMSRYHTLPTVDQITGWLKQGATPIYDATTGISLGRLDLAKSASLVPGASTTPPVVVTPPVVTPPVVVTPPVVVTPPVVTPPVVTPPVVTPPVVVTPPVVVTPPVVTPPVVVTPPVVVTPPTTPVETPPTTPVVTPPTTPVVTPPTTPVVPPSIPVSYVPETQNPPTAPTSPAQQTLDVVLYLNGKPLSSNDAVQAASSSKLGQSGLGQLVQAMNKWANSSDGTKAVSRVRAWNASKS, translated from the coding sequence GTGCGGCAACTGCTCTCGGCCGGGCTCGGGACGAGCCTTCCGAATCCTGGCGCAGCTAAGCATTTTGAAGCTGCCCATCACACACGGATCGTCGCGGCCCACGCCACCACTCCGACCAAGGTCAACGCCAACGTCCAGTTGAAGGCGGCCAGGCTAAACGCCCAAGCGGCCCGGACCGGCGCGGCGAATGCGAATGCGTTCGCGACGCGTGCCGCCGCTTTCCAGCGGGCGACGCTGTCGCGGACCACCGAGACGCCGGCCGGAACGGTCGCCACCGGCACGCCGACGGTCTTTGATCCGATCATCGGCGCGGCCCAGACGCGACAGAACTACAACATCGACGGCAGCGGCCTGACCGTGGCGGTGATCGACACCGGCGTGGACTACAACAACAAGGCCTTGGGCGGCGGCTTCGGCGCCAACTCCCGGGTGATCGCCGGTTACGACTTCGCCAAAGGCTCCGGCGACCCTCTGGCGACCACGTCGCAGCACGGCACCTCCGTGGCCGGCCTGATCGCGGGCTCCGATCCCAGCCACCTGGGCGTCGCGCCCGGGGTCGACGTCGTCGCGCTCAAGGTCACCGGCGACAACAACGCGGCCGACCTCACCAGCATCGCCAGTGCCTTGCAGTGGGTCGTCGATCATCACAGCGAGTACAACATCTCGGTCGTGAACATGTCGCTGTCCAACGGCGGCAACTACGCCCGCAACTGGTTCGCCCAGGACGCGGGGGTCGGTCAGCAGATCACCGGGCTCGTCCAGCAGCTCAAAACCATGAACATCGCCGTGGTCTCGGCCACCGGCAACAGCTTCACGGGTCAACAGGGCGAGGGCTTCACGGCGGTCGTCGACGGCGTGATCAGCGTCACTGCCACCGACTCGAACGACAAGCTGCTCTCGAACGCCCAGCGGCTGGGCACGGCGCTCGGCGGGGCGACGGCCACCGACATCGCCGCTCCCGGCGCGGGGATCGTCGCGCCCTCGGGCGACAACGGCTACTCGACCGTCGACGGCACGAGCTTCGCCGCTCCGCTGGTCTCGGGCTCGGTCGTGCTGCTCCAGCAGCTCTACATGTCGCGGTATCACACGCTGCCGACCGTCGATCAGATCACCGGCTGGCTCAAGCAGGGTGCCACCCCGATCTACGACGCCACGACGGGCATCAGCCTTGGCCGTCTTGATCTCGCCAAGTCGGCCTCGCTCGTCCCCGGAGCTTCCACGACGCCGCCCGTGGTCGTCACGCCTCCCGTTGTCACGCCGCCCGTGGTTGTCACGCCGCCTGTGGTCGTGACGCCGCCCGTTGTCACGCCGCCCGTTGTCACGCCGCCTGTTGTCACGCCGCCTGTGGTCGTGACGCCGCCTGTGGTCGTGACGCCGCCCGTTGTCACGCCGCCTGTGGTCGTGACGCCGCCTGTGGTCGTGACGCCGCCGACGACCCCCGTGGAAACGCCGCCGACGACCCCCGTGGTGACGCCGCCGACGACCCCCGTGGTGACGCCGCCGACGACTCCGGTCGTCCCGCCGAGCATCCCGGTCTCGTACGTTCCGGAGACCCAGAACCCCCCTACGGCGCCCACATCGCCCGCGCAGCAGACGCTCGACGTCGTGCTGTATCTCAACGGCAAGCCGCTCAGCTCCAACGACGCCGTGCAAGCCGCTTCAAGCTCGAAGCTCGGCCAGTCGGGACTTGGGCAGCTCGTCCAGGCGATGAATAAGTGGGCGAATTCGTCGGACGGAACGAAGGCGGTCAGCCGCGTGCGAGCCTGGAACGCCTCGAAGAGCTGA
- a CDS encoding SDR family oxidoreductase, translating into MSQKLETAVVTGAGSGIGRGIAQALSAMGLRVALVGRDPKKLEATQALLANGDRAILAPCDVADRAGVKRMVETVVSAFSSIDVLISNAGTNVRHRGLDVLSPEDWDRMIATNLTGSFNLLHEVLPGMRERKNGLVIQVCSISGVRASTLGGAGYSASKFGQSALGLCLGREERERGIRSTVIYPGEVNTPILDARPVPVGQERRAAILQPEDVAAAVKFLVELHPRARVPELVITPTVDDFF; encoded by the coding sequence ATGAGTCAGAAGCTGGAAACCGCGGTGGTCACCGGAGCGGGCAGCGGCATCGGCCGCGGGATCGCGCAGGCGTTGTCGGCGATGGGTCTGCGGGTGGCCCTCGTCGGCCGCGACCCCAAGAAGCTCGAAGCGACGCAAGCGCTGCTGGCCAACGGCGACCGCGCGATCCTCGCCCCGTGCGACGTCGCCGATCGCGCGGGGGTCAAGCGGATGGTGGAGACGGTCGTTTCCGCGTTCTCCTCGATCGACGTGCTGATCAGCAACGCCGGCACGAACGTCCGCCACCGGGGTCTCGACGTGCTGTCGCCCGAGGATTGGGATCGCATGATCGCGACCAACCTGACGGGCTCGTTCAACCTGCTCCACGAGGTCTTGCCGGGGATGCGGGAGCGAAAGAACGGCCTGGTGATCCAGGTTTGCTCGATCTCGGGCGTGCGCGCGAGCACTCTGGGCGGGGCGGGTTACTCGGCGTCGAAGTTCGGCCAGTCGGCGCTCGGGCTCTGCCTGGGGCGCGAGGAGCGCGAGCGGGGGATTCGCTCGACGGTGATCTACCCGGGCGAGGTGAACACGCCGATCCTCGACGCCCGCCCGGTCCCCGTCGGCCAGGAGCGTCGCGCGGCGATCCTTCAGCCGGAAGACGTCGCGGCGGCCGTGAAGTTCCTGGTCGAGCTGCACCCCCGCGCCCGGGTGCCGGAACTCGTCATCACGCCGACCGTCGACGATTTCTTCTGA
- a CDS encoding ABC transporter ATP-binding protein, translating into MQAAAYLRARKLLRSNRDALVARILGVVESLVALALLVTAALFASLLASRGEINVTHGDVPGLPAWSRSRQVGESVQYEQYGDSGLFPLIGGNLHSPNPVHRVGARVLDRLTGVVAPLRNNLGALATLLAAGLVFILLLSILRQMRRAAIARAVTGLTTNLRNQIHRQMYRLGQSSLPTEGVGPVVNIWTREVNDVRDALVADFDVVPRMLVLGVGLSTIALLTSPILTLFLTSLGLLVWMTSRVMDRDARLAHDSALRDASVQICLLHEDLGLLRTVRVYGVETYDRQRFDEHLERFREADSRRMLTDARPSTTTALLYGAATVAALGLLGYNILVKEHISIATMLILTASLAGLALPIADWLRMRRTVRLADRSAAEIFEFLERSPELHQNVGAEFLAPLKEQIALEDVTLESRSGRTLLDHVTLEIPARARTAVMGMDDDSKLALACLIPRLIDPHSGRVRIDGRDLREMTLESVRAQVATVLQADMVFTDSILVNIGLGDPRNTLQRVIEAAKIAHAHHFIQDLPHGYDTIIGPLGHYLKPDEQLRIALARAYLHDPSILIVEEPASPIDDEIRLLLDDTLSRLAVESTLIILPHRLATVQACDNVVLLDNGRLVEMASPAQLQADSKLFRHILYTEFNAYATGEIEAGQVPA; encoded by the coding sequence ATGCAAGCGGCAGCCTACCTTCGAGCCCGTAAACTCCTCCGCTCCAACCGAGACGCCCTGGTCGCCCGAATTCTCGGGGTGGTCGAATCGCTGGTGGCGCTGGCCCTCCTGGTGACGGCGGCCCTGTTCGCCTCGCTGCTGGCCTCGCGAGGCGAGATCAACGTCACCCACGGCGACGTCCCCGGTCTGCCGGCCTGGAGTCGAAGCCGCCAGGTCGGCGAGTCGGTCCAGTACGAGCAATACGGCGACTCGGGACTCTTCCCGCTGATCGGCGGCAATCTCCACAGCCCCAATCCGGTCCATCGCGTCGGCGCCCGGGTTCTCGACCGGCTGACCGGCGTCGTGGCGCCGCTGCGGAACAACCTCGGGGCGCTGGCGACGTTGCTGGCGGCGGGCCTGGTCTTCATTCTGCTGCTGTCGATCCTGAGGCAGATGCGGCGGGCGGCGATCGCCCGCGCCGTGACCGGGCTGACGACGAATCTCCGCAACCAGATTCATCGCCAGATGTACCGGCTGGGCCAGTCGTCGCTGCCGACCGAGGGCGTCGGCCCCGTCGTCAACATCTGGACGCGCGAGGTCAACGACGTCCGCGACGCCCTGGTCGCCGACTTCGACGTCGTGCCGCGGATGCTCGTGCTCGGGGTCGGCCTTTCGACCATCGCCCTGTTGACCTCGCCGATCCTGACGCTGTTCCTGACGTCGTTGGGTCTTCTCGTCTGGATGACCTCGCGGGTGATGGACCGCGACGCCCGGCTCGCCCACGACTCGGCCCTGCGCGACGCCTCGGTCCAGATCTGCCTGCTCCACGAGGATCTCGGCCTCTTGCGGACCGTGCGCGTCTACGGGGTCGAGACCTACGACCGTCAGCGGTTCGACGAACACCTGGAGCGGTTTCGCGAGGCCGACTCCCGCCGGATGCTCACCGACGCCAGGCCCTCCACCACGACCGCGCTGCTCTACGGCGCCGCCACGGTCGCGGCGCTCGGCCTGCTCGGCTACAACATCCTCGTCAAGGAACATATCTCGATCGCCACGATGCTGATCCTGACCGCGTCGCTGGCGGGACTCGCCCTGCCGATCGCCGACTGGCTCCGGATGCGCCGGACGGTCCGCCTGGCCGATCGCTCGGCGGCCGAGATCTTCGAGTTCCTGGAGCGCTCGCCCGAGCTGCATCAGAACGTCGGGGCGGAGTTCCTGGCGCCGCTCAAGGAGCAGATCGCCCTTGAGGACGTGACGCTCGAAAGTCGTTCCGGGCGGACGCTCCTCGACCACGTCACGCTCGAAATCCCCGCCCGCGCCCGCACGGCCGTCATGGGCATGGACGACGATTCCAAGCTGGCCCTCGCCTGCCTGATCCCCCGACTCATCGACCCGCATTCGGGCCGCGTCCGGATCGACGGCCGCGACCTCCGCGAGATGACGCTCGAATCGGTCCGGGCCCAGGTGGCGACGGTCCTTCAGGCCGACATGGTCTTCACCGACTCGATCCTCGTGAACATCGGCCTGGGCGACCCCCGGAACACGCTCCAGCGCGTGATCGAAGCCGCCAAGATCGCGCACGCCCACCACTTCATCCAGGATCTGCCGCACGGGTACGACACGATCATCGGCCCGCTCGGCCACTACCTCAAGCCCGACGAGCAACTTCGGATCGCCCTGGCCCGAGCCTATCTGCACGACCCGTCGATCCTGATCGTCGAAGAGCCGGCCTCGCCGATCGACGACGAGATCCGGCTCCTGCTCGACGACACCCTGTCTCGACTCGCGGTCGAATCCACGCTGATCATCCTGCCGCACCGGCTGGCGACCGTTCAGGCCTGCGACAACGTGGTCCTGCTCGACAACGGCCGGCTCGTCGAGATGGCCTCGCCGGCGCAGCTCCAGGCCGACAGCAAGCTGTTCCGCCACATCCTTTACACCGAGTTCAACGCCTACGCGACCGGCGAGATCGAGGCGGGGCAAGTCCCCGCCTGA
- a CDS encoding ABC transporter permease subunit, protein MKSLTIAVATAKETIRQPAFFVIAFFAAALLVATIFVPYFTFGEDIKMYKDTGLTTISFFCMLLALLTASSTVAEEIEGKTAITLLSKPINRRQFIIGKFLGIELGVLALYLLLGALFAAGVWYKNAYDMRETAGAAENAKRLAQVMQVLPGLALGFFEVTILTAISVAISTRLPMLVNLIVCIMVFFLGHLSPVLVEATKNGQQLIHFMAQLFGWVLPPLELFNAGPSISTGAVIPWVGYVLPAFGCCVLYSGAALFFAFLLFEDRDLA, encoded by the coding sequence ATGAAATCACTCACCATCGCGGTCGCGACCGCCAAGGAAACGATCCGGCAGCCGGCGTTCTTCGTGATCGCCTTCTTCGCCGCGGCGCTTCTCGTCGCCACGATCTTCGTCCCGTACTTCACGTTCGGCGAAGACATCAAGATGTACAAGGACACCGGTCTGACGACCATCTCCTTCTTCTGCATGCTGCTGGCTCTGTTGACGGCCAGCTCGACGGTCGCCGAGGAGATCGAGGGCAAAACGGCCATCACCCTGCTTTCCAAGCCGATCAACCGCCGCCAGTTCATCATCGGCAAGTTCCTCGGGATCGAGCTGGGCGTGCTGGCCCTCTACCTGCTGCTGGGCGCGCTGTTCGCCGCGGGCGTCTGGTACAAGAACGCCTACGACATGCGTGAGACGGCCGGGGCGGCCGAGAACGCCAAGCGGCTGGCGCAGGTGATGCAGGTTCTGCCGGGCCTGGCGCTGGGCTTCTTCGAGGTGACGATCCTGACCGCGATCAGCGTGGCGATCTCGACCCGGTTGCCGATGCTCGTCAACCTGATCGTCTGCATCATGGTCTTCTTCCTCGGCCACCTCAGCCCGGTGCTCGTCGAAGCGACCAAGAACGGCCAGCAGTTGATCCACTTCATGGCCCAGCTCTTCGGGTGGGTTCTGCCGCCGCTCGAACTGTTCAACGCCGGGCCGTCGATCTCGACGGGCGCCGTAATCCCCTGGGTGGGATACGTTCTTCCGGCGTTCGGCTGCTGCGTGTTGTACAGTGGAGCAGCGCTTTTCTTCGCGTTCCTGCTCTTCGAGGACCGCGATCTGGCGTGA
- a CDS encoding acylphosphatase, which translates to MPLERRRIFFSGRVQGVGFRATTTWLARGFDVAGYVRNLPDGRVEAAAEGDSAELDRFVASIQSELGGFIRELDSSTERIDGPTFTGFVVRR; encoded by the coding sequence ATGCCCCTTGAACGTCGACGAATCTTCTTTTCGGGACGGGTTCAGGGAGTCGGGTTTCGGGCGACGACGACCTGGCTGGCGCGTGGGTTCGACGTCGCGGGGTATGTTCGCAATCTTCCCGACGGCCGGGTCGAGGCCGCCGCCGAGGGGGATTCCGCTGAGCTTGACCGGTTCGTCGCATCGATCCAGTCGGAGCTGGGCGGTTTCATCAGAGAGCTGGATTCCTCGACCGAGCGGATCGACGGCCCCACGTTCACGGGATTCGTCGTCCGCCGCTGA
- a CDS encoding CAP domain-containing protein, whose product MYAGLAYILWLVLAPSRQTPPDTVPAVVREAPSDPDADRLNRQLLDAHNQARADAKLPPLTIDAKLTTAARRHADDMAEQEKMTHEGSDGSTPDERVKRAGYHYVRTGENIAAGQSGVDQVLEAWMESPGHKANILGPFTQMGAARVIDESGEPYWCVEFGEPILRLNPAEAAAKAVENLNAARKEAGADPLEVDAKLAGVARKMAVAAAEADTLPPEKADQSEKPKLPDLVQLLKQAGVPFSKLNQSMASGNPTADDVVESLLRNEKQKEMLLGPFKTVGIGYANGSDDTPFWCVLVVEP is encoded by the coding sequence ATGTACGCTGGACTCGCCTACATCCTCTGGCTCGTGCTCGCTCCCTCGCGACAAACCCCTCCGGACACGGTGCCGGCCGTCGTACGTGAAGCCCCGAGCGACCCCGACGCCGACCGGCTCAACCGCCAGTTGCTCGACGCCCACAACCAGGCTCGGGCCGACGCCAAGCTGCCTCCGCTGACGATCGACGCAAAGCTGACCACGGCCGCTCGACGCCACGCCGACGACATGGCCGAACAGGAAAAAATGACCCACGAAGGGAGCGACGGCTCCACCCCCGACGAGCGCGTGAAACGCGCGGGTTATCATTATGTTCGCACCGGTGAGAACATCGCGGCGGGGCAGTCGGGAGTCGACCAGGTGCTTGAAGCCTGGATGGAGAGTCCGGGCCACAAAGCCAACATCCTCGGACCGTTCACCCAGATGGGAGCGGCGCGGGTGATCGACGAGTCGGGCGAGCCCTACTGGTGCGTGGAGTTCGGCGAGCCGATCCTCCGCCTGAACCCGGCCGAGGCGGCCGCGAAGGCGGTCGAGAACCTGAACGCCGCGCGGAAGGAGGCGGGGGCCGACCCGCTTGAAGTCGACGCGAAGCTCGCGGGAGTCGCCCGCAAAATGGCCGTCGCGGCGGCAGAGGCCGACACGCTGCCCCCCGAAAAGGCGGACCAATCAGAAAAACCGAAACTGCCTGACCTCGTCCAGCTTCTGAAGCAAGCCGGCGTCCCGTTCTCGAAGCTGAACCAAAGCATGGCTTCGGGCAATCCGACGGCCGACGACGTGGTAGAATCGTTGTTGAGAAACGAGAAGCAGAAGGAGATGCTGCTGGGGCCGTTCAAGACCGTGGGTATCGGTTATGCGAATGGCTCCGATGATACGCCGTTCTGGTGCGTCCTGGTGGTCGAGCCATGA
- a CDS encoding acetolactate synthase: MSFGEDDSGNEVELETIHGRNWPTVTQFSVFLENRVGQLLEVVRSFHGTKVKIVGLTISDSADCSILRLILSHPEQGREILSLNKHAFAENELVAAELPAASSSLAELCMALLRAEINIHYAYPLIVHPRGRSAVAMHIDNNEQASRTLHDMGFEILCEADLQG, translated from the coding sequence ATGAGCTTTGGCGAGGACGACAGCGGCAACGAAGTCGAGCTGGAAACCATCCATGGGCGCAACTGGCCGACGGTGACTCAGTTTTCCGTCTTCCTGGAGAACCGGGTCGGCCAGCTTTTGGAAGTCGTCCGCTCGTTTCACGGCACCAAGGTGAAGATCGTCGGGTTGACCATCTCCGACTCGGCCGATTGCTCGATCCTCCGGCTGATCCTCAGCCATCCCGAGCAAGGACGAGAGATTCTTTCTCTCAATAAGCATGCCTTCGCCGAAAACGAACTGGTCGCCGCCGAGCTTCCGGCCGCGTCATCGTCCTTGGCGGAACTTTGCATGGCCTTGCTGCGGGCCGAGATCAACATCCATTACGCCTATCCGCTGATCGTGCATCCGCGCGGCCGCTCGGCCGTCGCCATGCATATCGACAACAACGAGCAAGCCAGCCGGACCTTGCACGACATGGGCTTCGAGATCCTCTGCGAAGCCGATCTTCAAGGCTGA
- a CDS encoding class I SAM-dependent methyltransferase, with translation MALIRDLWAQQREYVASQNVTGAYLDYLEAHFSMSLTLRRRLAMIDWLASRIKPTDRVLEWGCQHAVDSCIYRLRFGPEIELHGCDCVAADSYRPFYEYSRLQYAVIQHPYVLDYADGFFDVVTSNGVWEHVDYEYESLREVFRVVRPGGRFLVSCLPNRHSYTEAVQRRMGHTAHDRLYTMDSARAQLKDAGFEVVSTEYRLVVPTMLNGFPDRVKNLYQKFDRPVWLANALLERTWPFYRVASNLMLAARKPE, from the coding sequence ATGGCGCTCATTCGCGACCTCTGGGCGCAGCAACGCGAGTACGTCGCGTCGCAGAACGTGACCGGCGCGTACCTCGACTACCTGGAAGCGCACTTCTCGATGTCGCTCACGCTCCGCCGCCGGCTGGCGATGATCGACTGGCTGGCGAGCCGGATCAAGCCGACCGACCGCGTCCTCGAATGGGGATGCCAGCACGCCGTCGACTCGTGCATCTACCGGCTCCGATTCGGTCCCGAGATCGAGCTGCACGGCTGCGACTGCGTCGCCGCCGACTCCTACCGCCCGTTCTACGAGTACAGCCGGCTCCAGTACGCCGTGATCCAGCACCCCTACGTGCTCGACTACGCCGACGGCTTCTTCGACGTCGTCACCAGCAACGGCGTCTGGGAACACGTCGACTACGAGTACGAGTCGCTCCGCGAGGTCTTCCGCGTCGTCAGGCCCGGCGGGCGGTTCCTGGTCTCGTGCCTGCCCAACCGCCACAGCTATACCGAGGCCGTCCAGCGCCGGATGGGACACACCGCCCACGATCGGCTCTACACGATGGACTCGGCCCGAGCCCAGTTGAAGGACGCCGGCTTCGAGGTCGTGTCGACCGAGTACCGCCTGGTCGTGCCGACGATGCTCAACGGCTTCCCCGACCGCGTCAAGAACCTGTACCAGAAGTTCGACCGGCCCGTCTGGCTCGCCAACGCCCTGCTCGAACGCACCTGGCCGTTCTACCGCGTCGCCAGCAACCTCATGCTCGCGGCCCGCAAGCCGGAGTAA
- a CDS encoding acyl-CoA dehydrogenase family protein — protein MISWTEPESEESAIVDVTQALRAADGPADIAGEWPETLWGLLVDAGATRWSIPTEFGGGECPRPLLVQRYARLAEASLTAVFILSQHDAAIRRLTGSADRPTARRWLSAIADGAVATVGISQLTTSRRLGAKALVATEIGGGRYRLDGGMPWVTAAERADVLVTGAFLDDDRQVLLALPTDLPGVVVKPAFDLAALQASRTAEVVVSGVEIDESDILFGPSTEISSQPGVVGTAGLETSALALGQSAAAIGGLAAALALGRDDLAEPLDVLSESWRQSWDLLMTCARGEGDSSSAGQLRTQANALALRTTQAYLTARKGSGFLRSEPAQRWARQALFFLVWSCPSPIAQAAIRDLAGICPA, from the coding sequence GTGATCTCCTGGACGGAACCCGAGTCCGAAGAGTCGGCGATCGTGGACGTCACGCAGGCCCTGCGCGCCGCCGACGGCCCGGCCGACATCGCCGGTGAATGGCCGGAAACGCTGTGGGGCTTGCTGGTCGACGCCGGCGCGACGCGGTGGTCGATCCCGACCGAGTTCGGCGGCGGCGAGTGCCCGCGTCCGCTCCTGGTCCAGCGTTACGCGCGGCTTGCCGAGGCGAGCCTGACGGCCGTTTTCATCCTCTCGCAGCACGACGCCGCCATCCGCCGGTTGACCGGCTCGGCCGACCGGCCGACCGCCCGTCGATGGCTGTCGGCGATCGCCGACGGCGCGGTCGCCACCGTCGGCATCTCCCAGCTCACGACCTCGCGCCGGCTCGGGGCGAAGGCCCTGGTCGCGACCGAGATCGGCGGTGGCCGCTATCGACTCGACGGCGGCATGCCCTGGGTGACGGCCGCCGAGCGGGCCGACGTCCTCGTCACCGGGGCGTTCCTCGACGACGACCGCCAGGTCCTGCTGGCGCTCCCGACCGACCTCCCCGGCGTCGTCGTCAAGCCCGCGTTCGACCTGGCGGCGCTCCAGGCGTCGCGGACGGCCGAGGTCGTCGTCAGCGGAGTCGAGATCGACGAGTCCGACATCCTCTTCGGCCCCTCGACCGAGATCTCGTCGCAGCCCGGCGTGGTCGGCACGGCGGGGCTGGAAACCTCGGCCCTAGCCCTCGGCCAGTCGGCCGCGGCGATCGGCGGTCTCGCCGCCGCCCTGGCGCTCGGCCGCGACGACCTCGCTGAGCCGCTCGACGTCCTGTCCGAGTCGTGGCGGCAGTCCTGGGACTTGCTGATGACCTGCGCCCGAGGCGAGGGCGATTCCTCGTCCGCCGGCCAGCTTCGCACCCAGGCCAACGCCCTGGCCCTGCGAACGACCCAGGCCTACCTGACCGCTCGCAAAGGCAGCGGCTTCCTCCGCTCCGAACCGGCCCAGCGCTGGGCGCGCCAGGCCCTCTTCTTCCTCGTCTGGTCCTGCCCGTCCCCCATCGCCCAGGCGGCCATCCGCGACCTGGCGGGGATCTGCCCGGCGTGA